Proteins from a single region of Shinella zoogloeoides:
- a CDS encoding GNAT family N-acetyltransferase has product MRDLKDWKGCPPPAPVALEGRYVRIEPYDRAKHLQPLWDAFGGMEINPLLRYFAQADFTGIEGFDTWSEGAIKSGWVREVIVDKASGKPVGMAHYMRPDPANGVVEIGGIAHGGGMSRSPLSTEAQYLLAKHVFEDLGYRRYEWKCHNDNAASKRTAARLGFTFEGVFRQHMLSKGENRDTAWFSIIDSEWPALDKAFAAWLSPGNFDAEGNQKCRLEDIRAELAGTA; this is encoded by the coding sequence ATGCGCGATCTCAAGGACTGGAAGGGTTGCCCGCCGCCGGCGCCCGTGGCGCTCGAAGGCCGTTATGTGCGCATCGAACCCTATGATCGCGCAAAGCATCTCCAGCCCCTCTGGGACGCCTTCGGCGGCATGGAGATCAATCCGCTGCTGCGCTATTTCGCGCAGGCCGATTTCACCGGCATCGAGGGCTTCGATACGTGGTCCGAAGGCGCGATCAAATCGGGCTGGGTGCGTGAGGTGATCGTCGACAAGGCAAGCGGCAAGCCGGTCGGCATGGCGCATTACATGCGGCCGGACCCGGCCAACGGCGTCGTCGAGATCGGCGGCATCGCCCATGGCGGCGGCATGTCGCGCTCGCCGCTCTCCACCGAGGCGCAGTATCTGCTCGCCAAGCATGTCTTCGAAGACCTCGGCTACCGCCGCTACGAATGGAAGTGCCACAACGACAACGCGGCCAGCAAGCGCACGGCCGCCCGCCTCGGCTTCACCTTCGAGGGTGTCTTCCGCCAGCACATGCTTTCCAAGGGCGAGAATCGCGACACCGCCTGGTTCTCGATCATCGACAGCGAATGGCCGGCTCTCGACAAGGCCTTCGCCGCCTGGCTCTCGCCCGGCAATTTCGATGCCGAGGGCAACCAGAAGTGCAGGCTCGAGGATATTCGCGCGGAACTGGCGGGGACGGCATGA
- a CDS encoding GNAT family N-acetyltransferase, whose product MATVLDSVRAFFAHAAFTIDQENAGDIVARERLLDHVMGEARFRKSSEKLRRNRLPAEGLALVARDADGHVIGTVLLWNVEAGVDADGNAVPALLLGPLAVDCAHEGKGIGGALMRAAITEARDRGHGAVLLVGDPEYYERFGFFADEVQHLVMPGPFERRRFLALELKEGWLDGAAGVLVASGRRLSAERRKAA is encoded by the coding sequence ATGGCCACTGTTCTTGATTCTGTGCGCGCGTTCTTCGCGCATGCCGCCTTCACCATCGACCAGGAAAACGCCGGCGATATCGTTGCGCGCGAGCGTCTGCTCGACCACGTGATGGGCGAGGCCCGCTTCCGCAAGTCTTCGGAAAAGCTGCGCCGCAACCGCCTGCCGGCCGAAGGTCTTGCGCTTGTCGCGCGCGATGCGGACGGTCATGTCATCGGCACCGTGCTCCTGTGGAATGTCGAGGCGGGTGTGGATGCCGATGGCAACGCCGTGCCGGCCTTGCTGCTCGGTCCGCTCGCCGTCGATTGCGCGCATGAGGGCAAGGGCATCGGCGGCGCGCTGATGCGCGCGGCGATCACCGAGGCGCGCGACCGGGGCCATGGCGCGGTGCTGCTCGTCGGCGATCCGGAATATTACGAGCGCTTCGGCTTCTTCGCCGACGAGGTGCAGCACCTCGTCATGCCCGGCCCCTTCGAGCGTCGCCGCTTCCTGGCGCTGGAGCTGAAGGAGGGCTGGCTGGACGGCGCTGCGGGCGTGCTCGTCGCCAGCGGCCGCCGCCTTTCGGCGGAGCGGCGCAAGGCGGCCTGA
- a CDS encoding 2-dehydro-3-deoxy-phosphogluconate aldolase produces the protein MREKNAKLLSVLKLQPVVPVLVIDDVKTAVPLARALVAGGLKAIEITLRTTAALEAIRAVANEVEGAVAGAGTILNAAQFEAAVEAGSQFIVSPGTTQELIDAAADSEIPLLPGAATASEVMGLREEGYQVLKFFPAEQAGGAAYLKSLSSPLAGTLFCPTGGISLANARDYLSLPNVVCVGGSWVAPKELVARGDWAGIEKLAAEAAALKG, from the coding sequence ATGCGTGAGAAGAACGCCAAGCTCCTTTCGGTCCTGAAGCTGCAGCCGGTCGTTCCGGTGCTCGTCATCGACGATGTCAAGACGGCGGTTCCGCTGGCGCGCGCGCTGGTGGCGGGCGGCCTGAAGGCGATCGAGATCACCCTGCGCACCACGGCGGCGCTGGAGGCGATCCGCGCGGTTGCCAATGAGGTCGAGGGCGCCGTCGCCGGCGCCGGCACCATTCTCAATGCCGCGCAGTTCGAGGCGGCGGTCGAGGCCGGCTCGCAGTTCATCGTCAGCCCCGGCACGACGCAGGAGCTGATCGACGCGGCGGCCGACAGCGAAATCCCGCTGCTGCCCGGCGCGGCCACCGCCAGCGAGGTCATGGGTCTTCGCGAAGAGGGCTATCAGGTCCTGAAGTTCTTCCCGGCCGAGCAGGCCGGCGGCGCGGCTTACCTCAAGTCGCTGTCCTCGCCGCTTGCCGGCACGCTGTTCTGCCCGACGGGCGGCATCTCGCTTGCCAATGCGCGCGACTATCTCTCGCTGCCGAACGTCGTGTGCGTCGGCGGCTCGTGGGTCGCGCCGAAGGAGCTTGTCGCCAGGGGCGACTGGGCGGGCATCGAGAAGCTCGCCGCCGAGGCCGCCGCCCTCAAGGGCTGA
- a CDS encoding DUF1007 family protein, with protein MRFLPCLIAGAALLAPAAAFAHPHIFAQARLEVVAGEDGTISELRNVWRFDEMFSASVVMDFDKNSNAQLDPDELAEVGKTVLESLEEFSYYTTITEDGKTVKVGKPDAINVDFKDGQLLMFFTVKPGETMPLKGKLTFGVYDPTMYAAMDFASDDDLVAIGDKLAACKRAVVRPDPDEVLAQNQDSLTEAFFNDPAGTDMSKLFATRLELTC; from the coding sequence ATGCGCTTCCTGCCCTGCCTGATTGCCGGAGCGGCCCTCCTCGCCCCGGCCGCGGCCTTCGCCCATCCGCATATCTTCGCGCAGGCCCGGCTGGAAGTGGTGGCGGGCGAGGACGGCACGATCAGCGAATTGCGCAATGTCTGGCGCTTCGACGAGATGTTCTCGGCCAGCGTCGTCATGGATTTCGACAAGAACAGCAACGCCCAGCTCGACCCGGACGAGCTTGCCGAAGTGGGCAAGACCGTACTCGAATCGCTGGAGGAGTTCAGCTACTACACGACGATCACCGAGGACGGGAAAACCGTGAAGGTCGGCAAGCCCGACGCGATCAATGTCGACTTCAAGGACGGCCAGCTCCTGATGTTCTTCACGGTCAAGCCCGGCGAGACCATGCCGCTCAAGGGCAAGCTCACCTTCGGCGTCTATGATCCCACCATGTATGCGGCGATGGATTTCGCCTCCGACGACGACCTCGTCGCCATCGGCGACAAGCTCGCCGCCTGCAAGCGCGCGGTGGTCCGGCCCGATCCGGACGAGGTGCTGGCGCAGAACCAGGACAGCCTGACGGAAGCCTTCTTCAACGACCCGGCGGGCACCGACATGTCGAAGCTCTTCGCGACGCGGCTGGAGCTGACATGCTGA
- the trhO gene encoding oxygen-dependent tRNA uridine(34) hydroxylase TrhO codes for MTNTFSTPDETDGFLVAALYHFVSVPHFAELRAPLQSLCEEYDVRGTLLLAHEGINGTIAGPADGIRTVLSFLRRQPEFATLEHKESWASEMPFLRMKVRLKKEIVTMGVEDIDPNRSVGTYVAPEDWNALITDPGTILIDTRNDYETAIGMFKGAVDPNTKTFREFPDWVRQNTGLHNKPKIAMYCTGGIRCEKATAFMKEQGFDEVYHLKGGILKYLEEVPPEESLWEGACFVFDERVSVLHGLEEGEHKLCRACRHPLTAEEITSPLYEAGVSCPHCHGERSEEDRMRFRQRQKQMDLARERGERHLGK; via the coding sequence ATGACAAACACGTTCTCCACGCCCGACGAGACCGACGGCTTCCTGGTCGCCGCGCTCTATCATTTCGTTTCGGTTCCGCATTTTGCGGAGCTGCGCGCGCCCCTGCAGTCGCTCTGCGAGGAATATGACGTACGCGGCACGCTGCTGCTGGCCCATGAGGGCATCAACGGCACGATTGCGGGACCGGCGGACGGCATCCGCACCGTGCTTTCCTTCCTGCGCCGCCAGCCGGAATTTGCCACGCTGGAGCACAAGGAAAGCTGGGCGAGCGAGATGCCCTTCCTGCGCATGAAGGTGCGGCTGAAGAAGGAGATCGTCACCATGGGCGTCGAGGATATCGACCCCAACCGCTCCGTCGGCACCTATGTGGCGCCCGAGGACTGGAACGCGCTGATCACCGATCCGGGCACCATCCTCATCGACACGCGCAACGACTATGAGACGGCCATCGGCATGTTCAAGGGCGCGGTCGATCCAAACACCAAGACCTTCCGCGAGTTCCCCGACTGGGTGCGCCAGAACACCGGCCTACACAACAAGCCGAAGATCGCCATGTATTGCACCGGCGGCATCCGCTGCGAGAAGGCGACCGCCTTCATGAAGGAGCAGGGTTTCGACGAGGTCTACCACCTCAAGGGCGGCATCCTGAAATATCTGGAGGAAGTGCCGCCGGAGGAAAGCCTGTGGGAAGGCGCCTGCTTCGTCTTCGACGAGCGCGTCTCCGTGCTGCATGGGCTGGAGGAAGGCGAGCACAAGCTCTGCCGCGCCTGCCGCCATCCGCTGACCGCCGAGGAAATCACCTCCCCGCTCTACGAGGCCGGCGTCTCCTGCCCGCATTGCCACGGCGAGCGCAGCGAGGAAGACCGCATGCGCTTCCGCCAGCGGCAGAAGCAGATGGACCTTGCCCGGGAGCGCGGCGAGCGGCATCTCGGGAAGTAA
- a CDS encoding tellurite resistance TerB family protein produces MFDAKKLLDQFLGSQVPGAGGTVRDRAGQVTQLAKDNPLASIAIAGVLLGTDSGRKVAGSALKIGSLAAIAGLGYQAYKNYRDGQNPAETTQAGTPELLPPPADSGFHPEAVSTDFALILVRAMIAASRADGHIDDTERARIMDKLKVSGLGADAAQFLEQELANPVDLDAIVAAAATEEQRVELYTASRLAIEPETRAERGYLDLLAGRLGLADALVDHIEATVSAAKV; encoded by the coding sequence ATGTTTGACGCCAAGAAGTTGCTCGACCAGTTCCTCGGTTCGCAGGTGCCCGGCGCGGGCGGAACCGTGCGCGACCGCGCCGGTCAGGTCACCCAGCTTGCCAAGGACAATCCGCTTGCCAGCATCGCCATTGCCGGCGTGCTGCTGGGCACGGACAGCGGGCGCAAGGTCGCCGGCTCGGCGCTGAAGATCGGCAGCCTCGCCGCCATCGCCGGTCTCGGCTACCAGGCCTACAAGAATTACCGCGACGGCCAGAACCCGGCCGAGACCACACAGGCCGGCACGCCCGAGCTCCTGCCGCCGCCGGCCGATTCCGGTTTCCATCCCGAAGCCGTCAGCACCGATTTCGCCCTTATCCTCGTGCGCGCCATGATCGCGGCCTCCCGCGCCGACGGCCATATCGACGATACGGAGCGCGCCCGCATCATGGACAAGCTCAAGGTCTCCGGTCTCGGCGCGGATGCCGCGCAGTTCCTCGAACAGGAACTTGCCAACCCCGTCGATCTCGACGCAATCGTCGCTGCCGCGGCGACCGAGGAGCAGCGTGTCGAGCTCTATACCGCTTCGCGCCTTGCCATCGAGCCGGAAACGCGCGCCGAGCGGGGTTATCTCGACCTGCTCGCCGGCCGCCTCGGCCTTGCCGATGCGCTGGTCGATCATATCGAGGCGACGGTTTCCGCAGCCAAGGTTTGA
- a CDS encoding GH1 family beta-glucosidase, translating to MIDPKTLADRFPGDFLFGVATAAFQIEGAAKMDGRKPSIWDAFSNMPGRVYGRHNGDVACDHYNRLEEDLDLIQSLGVEAYRFSIAWPRIVPEGTGPVNEKGLDFYDRLVDGLKARGIKAYATLYHWDLPLMLAGEGGWTARQTAYAFQRYAKTAIARLGDRLDAVATFNEPWCSVWLSHLYGIHAPGERNMDAALHALHFTNLAHGLGVSAIRAERPDLPVGLVLNAHSVYPGSDSPADKAAADRAFDFHNGVFFGPVFKGEYPESFLSALGHRMPAIEPGDMETIAQPLDWWGLNYYTPMRVADDPTEGAEFPATVPAPPVADIKTDIGWEVYAPALGDLIRKLNADYRLPDCYITENGACYNMGVENGTVDDQPRLDYIAEHLGVTADLIGEGYPMRGYFAWSLMDNFEWAEGYRMRFGIVHVDYETQVRTVKKSGHWYGALAGAFPKGNHRAG from the coding sequence ATGATCGATCCCAAGACCCTTGCCGACCGCTTTCCCGGCGATTTCCTCTTCGGCGTGGCGACCGCCGCGTTTCAGATCGAGGGCGCGGCGAAGATGGATGGGCGCAAGCCGTCGATCTGGGATGCCTTTTCCAACATGCCGGGTCGCGTCTACGGCCGGCACAATGGCGATGTCGCCTGCGATCACTACAACCGGCTGGAGGAAGACCTCGACCTCATCCAGTCGCTCGGCGTCGAGGCCTATCGCTTCTCCATCGCCTGGCCGCGCATCGTGCCCGAGGGCACCGGGCCGGTGAACGAGAAGGGGCTGGATTTCTACGACCGTCTCGTCGACGGCCTGAAGGCCCGCGGCATCAAGGCCTATGCCACGCTCTACCATTGGGACCTGCCGCTGATGCTGGCGGGCGAGGGGGGCTGGACGGCGCGGCAGACGGCCTATGCCTTCCAGCGCTACGCCAAGACCGCCATCGCCCGGCTCGGCGACCGGCTGGATGCGGTGGCGACCTTCAACGAGCCGTGGTGCTCCGTCTGGCTCAGCCACCTCTACGGCATCCACGCGCCTGGCGAGCGCAACATGGATGCGGCGCTGCATGCCCTCCATTTCACCAATCTCGCCCATGGCCTCGGCGTTTCGGCGATCCGCGCCGAGCGCCCGGACCTTCCCGTCGGCCTCGTGCTGAATGCCCATTCGGTCTATCCGGGCAGCGACAGCCCGGCGGACAAGGCCGCCGCCGACCGCGCCTTCGATTTCCACAATGGGGTCTTCTTCGGCCCGGTCTTCAAGGGCGAGTATCCGGAAAGCTTCCTCTCCGCCCTCGGCCACCGCATGCCGGCAATCGAACCCGGCGACATGGAGACGATCGCCCAGCCGCTCGACTGGTGGGGCCTCAACTATTACACGCCCATGCGCGTCGCCGACGATCCGACCGAAGGCGCGGAGTTCCCGGCGACCGTGCCGGCCCCGCCGGTTGCCGATATCAAGACGGATATCGGCTGGGAGGTCTATGCCCCCGCGCTCGGCGATCTCATCCGCAAGCTCAATGCCGACTATAGGCTGCCGGATTGCTACATCACGGAAAACGGCGCCTGCTACAATATGGGCGTGGAGAACGGCACGGTGGACGACCAGCCGCGCCTCGACTACATCGCCGAGCATCTCGGCGTGACGGCGGACCTCATCGGCGAAGGCTATCCGATGCGCGGTTACTTCGCCTGGAGCCTCATGGACAATTTCGAATGGGCGGAAGGCTACCGCATGCGCTTCGGCATCGTGCATGTCGATTACGAGACGCAGGTGCGCACGGTGAAGAAGAGCGGCCATTGGTATGGCGCGCTGGCGGGTGCGTTCCCGAAGGGGAACCACCGCGCGGGCTGA
- a CDS encoding glyoxalase superfamily protein — MRPSSTPLPSLDALKDQAKRLRARFSSEGQDISHSRALELIAAQYGFRDWNTLHAAVGNRPPFDPWMLGSRVRGHYLGQPFDAEVLGIQAITSQPGRYRMTLHFDEPVDVVTFESFSAFRQRVSCTIDETGRTVEKTSNGRPHLELEW; from the coding sequence ATGCGTCCATCATCGACGCCACTACCATCCCTCGACGCCCTGAAGGACCAGGCGAAGCGGCTGCGCGCGCGCTTTTCCTCCGAGGGGCAGGACATTTCCCATTCCCGCGCGCTTGAACTCATCGCCGCGCAATACGGTTTCCGCGACTGGAACACGCTGCACGCCGCCGTCGGCAACCGGCCGCCGTTCGATCCGTGGATGCTCGGCTCGCGGGTGCGCGGCCACTATCTCGGCCAGCCGTTCGATGCGGAGGTTCTGGGCATACAGGCGATCACCAGCCAGCCCGGCCGTTACCGCATGACGCTGCATTTCGACGAGCCGGTGGATGTGGTCACTTTCGAAAGCTTCTCGGCCTTCCGCCAGCGCGTGAGCTGCACCATCGACGAGACGGGGCGGACCGTCGAGAAGACCTCGAACGGGCGTCCGCATCTCGAACTCGAATGGTAA
- the odc2 gene encoding ornithine/lysine decarboxylase produces MASARIIDFLNTRRPDGPCLVVDLDVVRDNFKAFRHALPDSAIYYAVKANPAPEILRLLASMGSNFDCASVAEIEMALDAGATASRVSFGNTIKKERDVAKAHALGVSLFAVDSHEEVEKIARAAPGARVFCRVLTDGEGAEWPLSRKFGCVPQMAVDVLVYAHQLGLTSYGVSFHVGSQMTKLDAWDSALADAKRVFVQLAKQGIELKMVNMGGGFPTKYLRDVPSAEAYGKAIFGALKKHFGNQIPETIIEPGRGMVGNAGVIKAEVVLVSKKSDNDNHRWVFLDIGKFGGLAETMDEAIRYPIRTVRDADAMEPCVLAGPTCDSADVMYEKNMYPLPVTLSIGDEVLIEGTGAYTTTYSAVAFNGFEPLRAYVI; encoded by the coding sequence ATGGCTTCTGCACGTATTATCGACTTTCTGAACACCCGACGTCCCGACGGCCCGTGCCTCGTGGTCGATCTCGATGTCGTGCGCGACAACTTCAAGGCCTTCCGCCACGCGCTGCCCGACAGCGCGATCTACTATGCCGTGAAGGCCAATCCGGCGCCGGAAATCCTGCGCCTGCTCGCCAGCATGGGCTCCAACTTCGATTGCGCGTCCGTCGCCGAAATCGAAATGGCGCTCGACGCCGGCGCGACCGCTTCGCGCGTCTCTTTCGGTAACACGATCAAGAAGGAACGCGACGTCGCCAAGGCGCACGCGCTCGGCGTCTCGCTCTTCGCCGTCGACAGCCATGAGGAAGTCGAGAAGATCGCGCGCGCCGCTCCCGGCGCCCGCGTGTTCTGCCGCGTCCTGACGGATGGCGAAGGCGCCGAATGGCCGCTGTCGCGCAAGTTCGGGTGCGTACCGCAGATGGCCGTCGACGTGCTCGTCTATGCGCACCAGCTCGGCCTTACCTCCTACGGCGTCTCGTTCCATGTCGGCTCGCAGATGACGAAGCTCGACGCCTGGGATTCGGCCCTTGCCGATGCCAAGCGCGTCTTCGTGCAGCTTGCCAAGCAGGGCATCGAGCTGAAGATGGTCAATATGGGCGGCGGCTTCCCGACGAAGTACCTGCGCGACGTGCCCTCGGCCGAAGCCTATGGCAAGGCGATCTTCGGTGCGCTGAAGAAGCATTTCGGCAACCAGATCCCGGAAACCATCATCGAGCCGGGCCGCGGCATGGTCGGCAATGCGGGCGTGATCAAGGCGGAAGTCGTCCTCGTCTCGAAGAAGTCGGACAACGACAACCACCGCTGGGTCTTCCTCGACATCGGCAAGTTCGGCGGCCTTGCCGAAACCATGGACGAGGCGATCCGCTACCCGATCCGCACCGTGCGCGATGCGGACGCGATGGAGCCCTGCGTGCTTGCCGGCCCGACCTGCGATTCGGCCGACGTGATGTACGAGAAGAACATGTACCCGCTGCCGGTCACCCTTTCGATCGGCGACGAGGTTCTGATCGAAGGCACCGGTGCCTATACGACGACCTACTCGGCCGTCGCCTTCAACGGCTTCGAGCCGCTCAGGGCCTACGTCATCTGA
- a CDS encoding WD40 repeat domain-containing protein, whose protein sequence is MPTVAPLDLDGHVIAAAFLGDVPFFATASGAIHRLDHGQKVTEAHDGLLACVRDEANDTLITGGEDGKVQRIAADGTVTLLAEVPRKWISVVAAGPQGAVGFAEGRTARVRLADGTIKEFAETRSVEGIAFAPKGLRLGVARYNGVSLHWVAMAAQPVDLEWKGAHNGVTFSPDGRFVVTSMQENALHGWKLDTKPGAETRHMRMTGYPAKVKSLSWSVKGKWLASSGAPAAIVWPFSAKDGPMGKPPLELGTRADVMVTAVACHPAEEVVAIGYSDGMVLAARFADSREVLLRRPGKGAVTSMAWSRNGKLLAFSSEAGDCGVIDLAG, encoded by the coding sequence ATGCCCACGGTTGCCCCTCTCGATCTCGACGGCCACGTCATCGCGGCCGCCTTCCTCGGCGACGTGCCGTTCTTCGCCACCGCCTCCGGCGCCATCCATCGCCTCGATCATGGCCAGAAGGTCACCGAGGCGCATGACGGCCTGCTGGCCTGCGTGCGCGACGAGGCGAACGACACGCTGATTACCGGCGGCGAGGACGGCAAGGTGCAGCGCATCGCCGCCGACGGCACTGTCACGCTTCTGGCCGAAGTGCCGCGCAAGTGGATTTCCGTCGTCGCCGCCGGCCCGCAGGGCGCGGTCGGCTTCGCGGAGGGCCGCACGGCCCGCGTGCGGCTTGCCGACGGCACGATCAAGGAATTCGCCGAGACCCGTTCGGTCGAGGGCATCGCATTTGCGCCGAAGGGCCTGCGCCTCGGCGTCGCGCGCTATAACGGCGTGTCGCTGCACTGGGTCGCCATGGCCGCCCAGCCGGTCGACCTCGAATGGAAGGGCGCGCATAACGGCGTCACCTTCTCGCCCGACGGCCGCTTTGTCGTCACCAGCATGCAGGAAAACGCCCTGCACGGCTGGAAGCTCGACACCAAGCCCGGCGCGGAAACGCGCCACATGCGCATGACCGGCTATCCGGCCAAGGTGAAGTCGCTCTCCTGGTCCGTCAAGGGCAAGTGGCTCGCCTCCTCCGGCGCGCCGGCCGCCATCGTCTGGCCCTTCTCGGCCAAGGATGGCCCGATGGGCAAGCCGCCGCTCGAACTCGGCACGCGCGCCGACGTCATGGTCACCGCCGTCGCCTGCCATCCCGCCGAGGAGGTCGTCGCCATCGGCTATTCGGATGGCATGGTGCTTGCCGCCCGCTTCGCCGACAGCCGCGAGGTGCTGCTGCGCCGTCCCGGCAAGGGCGCCGTCACCTCCATGGCCTGGAGCCGCAACGGCAAGCTCCTCGCCTTTTCCAGCGAGGCCGGCGACTGCGGCGTCATCGACCTCGCCGGCTAA
- a CDS encoding nickel/cobalt transporter, with translation MLTRERAFTLIALTLAAASIATFAHAQSPLGIGSAEPGFNTTGTFGGLFAWINAQQQGFYRLMTGALKDMRETPWAASTLVGLSFAYGVFHAAGPGHGKAVISSYMLANELELKRGVLLSFLSSILQGLVAILLVGAAYLFLRGTTVSMTDATRALEIGSYALIALFGAWLLYKKLRPAPVRPASTLGISAVEVHGHQHHAGEVCATCGHAHAPDPSLLKGDRFALREAWSAIVAVGLRPCSGALIVLSFALLNGLYLGGMLAVLAMSIGTAITVSILATLAVTAKGAAVRFAGNGSAAQRVGTAIEIGGAALVMVLGLLLLGAALQA, from the coding sequence ATGCTGACCCGCGAGCGCGCCTTCACCCTGATCGCTCTGACGCTTGCCGCCGCCTCCATTGCAACATTCGCCCATGCCCAGTCCCCTCTCGGCATCGGCTCGGCCGAACCCGGCTTCAACACGACCGGCACCTTCGGCGGCCTCTTTGCCTGGATCAACGCGCAGCAGCAGGGCTTCTACCGCCTGATGACCGGCGCGCTGAAGGACATGCGCGAGACCCCGTGGGCGGCCTCGACGCTCGTCGGCCTCTCCTTCGCCTATGGCGTCTTCCACGCCGCCGGCCCCGGCCATGGCAAGGCCGTCATCTCCTCCTACATGCTGGCGAACGAGCTGGAGCTGAAGCGCGGCGTGCTGCTTTCCTTCCTCTCCTCGATCCTGCAGGGCCTCGTCGCCATCCTGCTCGTCGGCGCGGCCTATCTTTTCCTGCGCGGCACCACGGTTTCCATGACCGACGCCACAAGGGCGCTCGAAATCGGCAGCTACGCGCTCATCGCCCTGTTCGGCGCATGGCTGCTCTACAAGAAGCTGCGGCCGGCCCCGGTGCGGCCCGCCTCCACGCTCGGCATCTCGGCCGTCGAGGTTCACGGGCATCAGCACCATGCCGGCGAGGTCTGCGCGACCTGCGGCCACGCCCATGCGCCGGACCCGTCGCTGCTGAAGGGCGACCGTTTCGCACTCCGCGAGGCGTGGTCCGCCATCGTCGCCGTGGGGCTACGCCCCTGCTCGGGCGCGCTGATCGTCCTGAGCTTCGCCCTGCTGAACGGGCTTTATCTCGGCGGCATGCTCGCGGTCCTCGCCATGTCCATCGGCACGGCCATCACCGTCTCCATCCTCGCCACGCTCGCCGTCACCGCCAAGGGCGCGGCGGTACGCTTTGCCGGCAATGGCTCGGCGGCGCAACGCGTCGGCACCGCCATCGAGATCGGCGGGGCGGCGCTGGTGATGGTTCTCGGATTGCTATTGCTGGGCGCGGCGCTACAGGCCTAG
- a CDS encoding CYTH domain-containing protein yields MAKEIERKFLVSGQRWRTFADEGIAIRQAYVVAQDDRSLRVRIYGDGRARITLKVGHTALVRDEYEFDIDRDEAEDMLRHAIGNVIEKVRYKVAHEDHVWEIDVYDGVHRGLVIAEVELSSIHDEPEMPNWVGREVTGESQYSNQSMALGFSNGASLRQLA; encoded by the coding sequence ATGGCAAAAGAGATCGAGCGGAAGTTTCTGGTGTCGGGCCAGCGGTGGCGCACCTTCGCGGACGAAGGGATCGCCATACGGCAGGCCTATGTCGTGGCACAGGACGACCGGTCTCTCAGGGTTCGCATCTATGGCGACGGGCGCGCGCGCATCACCCTCAAGGTCGGTCATACCGCGCTCGTGCGCGACGAATACGAATTCGATATCGACCGCGACGAGGCCGAGGACATGCTGCGCCATGCCATCGGCAACGTGATCGAGAAGGTGCGCTACAAGGTGGCGCACGAGGATCATGTCTGGGAGATCGACGTCTATGACGGCGTCCATCGCGGCCTCGTGATCGCCGAGGTCGAGCTGTCCTCCATCCATGACGAACCGGAAATGCCGAACTGGGTGGGCCGGGAAGTGACGGGCGAGAGCCAGTATTCCAACCAGTCCATGGCGCTCGGCTTCAGCAACGGCGCGAGCCTGCGCCAGCTCGCCTGA
- a CDS encoding LysR family transcriptional regulator, with protein MDTLTRIRAFIDVVDAEGFSAASRKTGRSKALLSKYVRELEDELGTLLLNRTTRQFSMTEPGHTYYRTASDILKEIDNLADLVREKNTDLRGKLKVSAPRTFVDADIGQSLIDFGKEHPELSLEIVSDDRFVDLVEEGFDVAIRITRLEDSALIARKLGDFYLKICVTQDFLERVGPIDHPSDLARLPCIIDTNGKSHSNWRFVDEKGAGFSVPVGGHIEVNSPTAAVRAAASGLGVAQVPAFIARSCLESGRIVSILEDYLPTDRGIYAIYPHRRYLPAKVRTFVDFLHAWFRRHPGIEA; from the coding sequence ATGGATACACTGACCCGAATCCGGGCCTTCATCGACGTGGTCGATGCCGAAGGCTTTTCCGCAGCTTCGCGCAAGACCGGGCGGTCCAAGGCGCTGCTGTCCAAATATGTGCGCGAGCTGGAGGACGAGCTGGGCACGCTGCTGCTCAACCGCACCACCCGCCAGTTCTCCATGACCGAGCCGGGCCACACCTATTACCGCACCGCCTCCGATATCCTGAAGGAGATCGACAATCTCGCCGATCTCGTGCGCGAGAAGAACACGGACCTGCGCGGCAAGCTGAAGGTCTCCGCCCCGCGCACCTTCGTCGATGCCGATATCGGCCAGTCGCTCATCGACTTCGGCAAGGAGCATCCCGAGCTTTCGCTGGAGATCGTCTCGGACGACCGCTTCGTCGATCTGGTCGAGGAAGGTTTCGATGTGGCGATCCGCATCACGCGGCTGGAGGATTCCGCCCTCATCGCCCGCAAGCTCGGCGATTTCTATCTCAAGATCTGTGTGACGCAGGACTTCCTCGAGCGCGTCGGCCCGATCGACCATCCGAGCGACCTCGCCCGCCTTCCCTGCATCATAGACACCAACGGCAAGTCGCACAGCAACTGGCGCTTCGTCGACGAGAAGGGCGCGGGCTTTTCGGTGCCGGTCGGCGGCCATATCGAGGTCAACAGCCCGACGGCCGCCGTGCGCGCCGCGGCAAGCGGCCTCGGCGTCGCGCAGGTTCCGGCCTTCATCGCCCGGTCCTGCCTGGAATCGGGCAGGATCGTCTCGATCCTCGAAGATTACCTGCCGACCGACCGCGGCATCTACGCGATCTACCCGCATCGCCGCTACCTGCCCGCGAAAGTGCGCACCTTCGTCGATTTCCTGCATGCATGGTTCCGCCGCCATCCCGGCATCGAAGCCTGA